In the genome of Achromobacter sp. MFA1 R4, the window GCGCGCTGGGTGCTGGCGCTACTGCCCGACGACGCGCCGGTCACGCTGGCCGACGCCAGCGGCACCCTGTGGCGCGGCAGCGCGTGGATCGCGCTCGGCCCGCCGGGCACCCGCCGGGTGCTGCCGCAGCCCGTGCAATGGCAATGGCGCTGGGACGCCATGGCGCTGGACCTTTCCCACCCCTGGCTGCAAGGCACGCTGCGCGCGCGGCCCGGATGGAACGGGCTGGCGGTCCCGGCGCAATCCCTGCGCGTGCCCGCCACGGTGCTGCCCGCGCTGGGCGCGCCGTGGAACACGCTGGCCCCGCAGGGCATGCTGGAAATCAACTGGCAGCCGCTGCGCCTGGGCGCCCCGCTGCCGCCGGGACCGGCCGTGGACCTGCGCTGGCGCAACGCCGGCACCGCGCTCACCTCCGTCACGCCGGTGGGCACCTACCTGTTACGCGTGCAAGGCGGCGGCAAGGCCGGCGCCACGCTGGTCCTCAGCACGGAGAGCGGACTGCTGGATGTGAAGGGCCAGGGCAGCACGGGCGGCCGTGGGTTGAGCTTTCAGGGGGAAGCGACGTTCGCCAAATCGGCAAGCGAAGCCGATCGCGCCGCCCTGGACGGGCTGATGTCGACGCTGGGCCGGCGCTCGGGCGACACGGTGAGGTTCGGGACGGGTGCCTCCGCGCGATAGGCGGGGCAGCCAAACTGGTGTTTGGCACGCCTGAGACTGCTGCGTCGACGGAAGACATCAGCCGATGCGTGCGGGGAGATGGGCCGGGTCATGGCGGTGGGAAATCTTGGCGGGCTGGGTAATGCTCCCGACCCTGATCTGCCCGTCCATCCAGCGCAACTTCTCCGGCAGCCTCACGGGTGAAGCGGTCGCTCGATCGGTCGTGCGAGGTGCCAAGAACACAGGCCTGCCAAGGGTATCCCATCAGTTAGAGAGAAACCTTCGCCATCAGCTAATCCTTGATACCGCCAACCAAAGATCATCTTTAGATTGCGTCATCTGATTCATGATTACTCGGACACGTGGTGTCAGACTACGATTAGGGAGAAATAACTGATCGCTCGTTCCCTTGAACCGTGAGCAAAATTTGTGCTGGATTAACGAGGTTATTACCTTCTCGCAGATCTTCTTTGTAGCAGAGTCGCCGTAACCCTTGTACATGCTACTTTCCTTTCGTCCAGCACCGGGTTGAAGGAACAATTTACGCAAGCTGCTTAATAGAAATGTCTGCGCAACTGTAAGCCCAGCATGACGAATTGCCGAAAGCGTATTGATCGATTGGTACTGTCCCACCAATGGATTCACAACCCACTCGGGCAAGTGTTCCTGTGCGGCTACCCCGTCAAGCCTATCAATAACGGAATCAATAATTTTGACGCCGGTCGGCGCAGCATCAATCACATCAAGATCACCGATGTAGCAATCAACAAGCTCAAAATTAATAACATTATGACCGGATAAAGAAATATTACTAAACCGCCCCTGCCGCAACTGCGCTCCTCCGAGATCGGACACTCCACTTTCAGTCAAAAATAACGCCGAGATGAAATCGGAAACCAGCACTTTATTATTTACATCCTTATGTCTCTTTATAAAAGATATAAACCCCGGGACTTGTTTTATACTCTCGATCCTTGCGCCGAGATAGAACGACCCAAACGATTCAATTGGATGACGCCACTCCAACTTCAAAACTGCCTGGTCGCCACTTTGATAAATGGCCAACACGTCTTCAGCTTTAAGCCCGTCCAAAATATATGAATCGACGAACTGTCTATCAAGGCTTTCAGCGCCGACTCGGCTGAGACCCGGCAAACGTTGAAGAATAATAGCCGACTCATCAGTCGGCGGACGTCCTGTAACGGACTCAAACGCGTCATTTATATCTTTGATTGCAACTGGCCCAAGAGGATTTACCGTCGTGCGAGAAAGTCTGCCGATTCTTGAATAAAGGGCCCTAATGATCGAGGGATCCAGTATGGGGTTGATGTTCGCTTCACGTTCGCAAAACGTAGTCAACAGCATATCCCAAAAGTCAATCTGTCCTGTGCTTGTAGAAAATAGTGCATCGATAGTCCCGGGCTCCATGTCCCGAATGATCGTACCAATCAGCGGCTTTTTCGGAACCCAAGTGGGCAAGTCGGTGATGGGACGCCCGACCATCTCTGTAAACTGGCTTGGATCAAGTTCTTGATTGCAACGTAGTACAAGCACGTCCTTCGATCCGAGCCCCAGACACTCTACCATCTCGGCATCATCGTTAAAATAGTGCTCTCGGCCGGTAATCAGCGTTCCGCCCTCTGCCCTTTGAATGATCTCTTTAATTCCAACGAGCGATTGCTTTCGAATTTCTTTCAACTTCGTTGGGTCATCGCTCCACGTCTGAGCGCCAATTTCGTCAAACCCATCTAGCAGATAAACGATTCCCTTAGAAAACGCGGTTTTCAGCATATCCTCGACTAGTTCACCCAACCCTAGATCTGTGAAATGGCGGGTTAAAACCTCGGTCGCACGCTTCAACCCCCAGTTCTCTCGCAAATTAATAGCTAGTGGATAACGGTAGTGATTTTGACGAGTATCATTGATACAACTAAAAATTTCCTTTACGCAACGGCTTTTGCCAGATCCATAATCGCCTATCAGGACAACCGTTCTTCCTTTAATTATTTCACCGGCAATCTTCGCAACGCTATAGGCGTGACCATCATCCGAGAAATAATCGACAGAAACGTACTTTTGTTGATCAGGCTTCCCCGAATATAAATCTACGGCAGACCCAAAAGCATGCGCCTGTCGCGTAGTTACGTACTTGTCATGACCAAGCAAAAAATCGAAATACTGCTCAATCGAGAAAACTGAAACATAGTTCTCTTGTCCTGTCGCGATAAGCGGTGGCGTAGGCGTTCCCAAAGTTACGAAGAAGCACTTTGGAAAAATATTTCTTTGAAAGAAATACGGTCTTATCGCGTTGAATTTCGCTAAATCTACTCGAAGTTTTTCAACAGTATCGCTCTTACTGATCTCAACGATCACGGCACTGCCGTCGTTCAGGCGAATTACACAATCGCACTTTACCCCTGCGATATCTTCGGCGCGCGCAGATGCGCCAAACTTTACTTCAGAGAACTTGCGCACCAATCGCTCAAGGCTTTGCCAAGTCATCGCCGAATTTTCGCTTTTCGGTAGCTGGCCTTTTTTCTTTTCTGATTGCTTCATTCCGAACTCATGGACGATTAGTTGATGAGACGCGCTTGGGAGCCGGCATCGTAGCGAAGACACAGAATTGTGGCAACAATATCGTAATTGGCTTTTTGTACTGAGATGGCATTCACCTGCCACAGGCCCCAAGCCGGTGTTTGCTAAAGCAGCCTCGGCGAACATGTCCTACGGATCAGGCTGCTGCGTCTTCCCGGCCACTACGTTACAGACGTGCATCGTGCACCTGATCCGCGACAGCCTGAGCTACGCGGGCTGGAAGGAGCGCCGTACCATCGCCGCGGCGCTGCGTCCGATCTACGCCGCCGTGAACGCTCAGGCCGCGCAACAGGCGCTCGATCAGTTCGCCGCGAGCCGATGGGGCCTGAAGTACCCCATGATCGTCAAGGCCTGGAAAGACGCTTGGGAGCAGGTCATCCCGTTCTTCGTATTCCCACCCGCGATCAGACGGGTGATTTACACGACCAATGCGATAGAGAACGTAAATGCGCAGCTTCGCAAGATCATCAAAACGCGCGGCCACTTCCCCACCGACGATGCAGCCATTAAGCTGCTCTGGTTGGCGCTACGAAACATCTCCGTCAAATGGGGATCGGCAACACATCATTGGACCGAGGCCATGCAACAGTTCGCCGTCCTCTATGAGCAGCGATTTACCCGGCCCCGTATCGAATCGCAGTCGGCTGGCTAGTTAATGAGGCAACGTCAGATTAATGCCTAGAACACAAAAATTCTGACACGCCCCCCCAGTTGAGGCGAAACCCACCGATTAACAAGGCAACCGGGCATCAGTACCCGGTTCCAATCGAAAAAATGGCGAAAGCCGCCAGGTCATCGGCGTTGTAAGCGCGACCAATCGCGACGCGCAATCGAGTTTTTCAACAGAATCGGCCGGGAGCAGTCTCTCATCCTCATGCGAACCCACCAAGCAATCCTACGCCACTGCCCATCCAGTCGCAGTCCGACAGAACTTCAAGACAAAATTCCACCCGAAAAGTATCCGGAAGGCATCGCCCCGCCGAACTAGCAAGCCTGGCTCGAACGCGGCATACATTCGCCCGGTCATGCGGATCTCGCGCCATGGTACGTTGCGCACGCAAAATCTATGTCACAACGCAAATCGGAAAGGCGTAGCGCATTTACCAAGCCACCTCGATCAAAGCACTTAAACGACACCCCGCCCAGCATCTGATTCGTTTAATCAAACACCGCATCCCGGCAAACCACCCACCCGCTGACGCCGTAATTCCTACGCGTCCCGCGTCACGCGCAGGATTTCCTCCGGCGAGGTCTGCCCGCCATCCACCCAGCGCTGCCCATCCTCGCGCATGCTCCGCATGCCCGCCGCAGCCGCCGCCCGGCGCAGTTCGCGCTCATCACGCCCTTCGTGGATCAGCCGGCGCGCCTCATCATCCACCGTGAACAGCTCATGAATGCCCGAGCGGCCGCTGTAGCCGGTGTGGTTGCATGCCTCGCAGCCCACGGGATGGAACACCTGCACGCCGTCCAGCATCGACGGCGCCTTGCAGGCCGGGCACAGCTTGCGCACCAGGCGCTGCGCCAGCACGCCCAGCAAGGACGAGGCCAGCAGGAAGGGTTCGACGCCCATGTCCGTCAGGCGCGTGACTGCCGACACCGAATCATTGGTGTGCAGCGTGGCGAGCACCAGGTGGCCGGTCAGCGACGCCTGCACCGCGATCTGCGCGGTTTCCAGGTCGCGGATTTCGCCGATCATGATCACGTCCGGGTCCTGCCGCAGGATGGCGCGCAGGGCCAGCGCGAAACTCATGTCGATCTTGGCGTTGACCTGCGTCTGGCTGATGCCGGGCAGGTCGTATTCGATGGGGTCTTCCACGGTGAGGATGTTGCTGGTGGAGGCATCCAGGCGGCTTAGCGCCGCGTACAGCGTGGTGGTCTTGCCGCTGCCGGTGGGCCCGGTCACCAGCACGATGCCATGCGGCTGGCGGATCAGGCGGTCCAGCCGTTCCAGCACGCCGGGGCTCATGCCCAGCTTTTCCAGCTGCAGGCGGCCGGCCTCCTTGTCCAGCAGGCGCAGCACGGCGCGCTCGCCATGACCGGTCGGCAAGGTGGACACGCGCACGTCGATGGGTCGACCGCCCACGCGCAGCGCGATGCGGCCGTCCTGCGGCAGCCGCTTTTCGGCGATGTCCAGGTGCGCCATGATCTTGATGCGCGAGATCAGCGCGGCATGCAGCGCCTTGCGCGGCGACACCACGTCGCGCAGCGTGCCGTCCACGCGGTAGCGCACCACGGAATGGGTTTCGAAGGGTTCGATGTGGATGTCGCTGGCGCCGTCGCGCGCGGCCTGGGCAAAGAGCGCATTGATCATGCGGATCACGGGCGCATCGTCCTGGGCGTCGAGCAGGTCCGCCACCTCGGGCATGTCCTGCAGCAGCCGGTCCAGGTCGATTTCGTTTTCGGCCACGCCCATCACCGACGCCGCGTCTTCCGAATGGCTGTAGGCCGCGGTCAGCAGCGTTTCGAGTTGCTCGTCGTCGACCTGCGCGAGCGCGATGTCGCCGTGGCACCGGCGGATCTCGCGCACGGCCCAGTCGGGCGTGCGCGGGCTGACCGTCAACTGTGCCTGCCCGCCGCGCAGCGACAGCACCGCGCGCTGCGCGCGGGCCCAGGCATAGGGCAACGGGTGGGCGCTCATCGCAGTTTCTCGGGGTCCACCGCCACCGTCATCATCACGGGATGCGGCGCGCGGATGGGCTGCTGCGCGGGCGCGGGCGCCATGCCGGGATACTGGCGCACGGCAAAGGTCTCCACCGTCGTGGGCGGCGGGCGGCGCAGCGTGGCCGCCTGCTGTTCGGGCCGCAGATCATAGGCGTTGTTGGACACAGACGGGGCCGATCCCGGCAGCGGCAGCATGGGCGCCTGCATGTCCGGCAATGCCCAATGCTCGCGCGGCTGCACCACGCCCTGCGCGCGGCGCATGTAATCGTAGCGGTCCATGGTGACGCTGGCGCTGCGGTTCGCGTCCCGCACGACGTAGGGGCGCAGGAACACCATCAGGTTGGTCTTGGTGCGCTTGCGGGTGTCGTAGCGGAACAGCGAGCCGATCACGGGCAACGAGCCCAGGCCGGGCACGCTGTTGGAGGTGAGCGTCACGTTGTCTTCCAGCAGGCCGCCCAGCACGATGATCTGGCCGTCGTCGATCAGCACGCTGGTGTCGATGGCGCGCTTGTTGGTGACGATGCCGGTGGTGGAGTTCGAGCGGCTTTCGTCGATGCTGCTGACTTCCTGGTAGATGTCGAGCTTGACCGCCCCGCCCTCGGAAATCTGCGGGCGGATGTTCAGCTTCAGGCCGACGTCCTCGCGTTCGATGGTCTGGAACGGGTTGGAGCTGCCGTTGCTGCCCGAGGTCACGTACTGCCCGGTCACGAACGGCACGGTCTTGCCGACCAGGATGCTGGCCGATTGGTTGTCCAGGGTCAGCAGGTTGGGCGTGGACA includes:
- a CDS encoding type II secretion system protein N, with the protein product MRWRLPFPRSAGLWLAGALCAAAAGAAVLPARWVLALLPDDAPVTLADASGTLWRGSAWIALGPPGTRRVLPQPVQWQWRWDAMALDLSHPWLQGTLRARPGWNGLAVPAQSLRVPATVLPALGAPWNTLAPQGMLEINWQPLRLGAPLPPGPAVDLRWRNAGTALTSVTPVGTYLLRVQGGGKAGATLVLSTESGLLDVKGQGSTGGRGLSFQGEATFAKSASEADRAALDGLMSTLGRRSGDTVRFGTGASAR
- the gspE gene encoding type II secretion system ATPase GspE, which encodes MSAHPLPYAWARAQRAVLSLRGGQAQLTVSPRTPDWAVREIRRCHGDIALAQVDDEQLETLLTAAYSHSEDAASVMGVAENEIDLDRLLQDMPEVADLLDAQDDAPVIRMINALFAQAARDGASDIHIEPFETHSVVRYRVDGTLRDVVSPRKALHAALISRIKIMAHLDIAEKRLPQDGRIALRVGGRPIDVRVSTLPTGHGERAVLRLLDKEAGRLQLEKLGMSPGVLERLDRLIRQPHGIVLVTGPTGSGKTTTLYAALSRLDASTSNILTVEDPIEYDLPGISQTQVNAKIDMSFALALRAILRQDPDVIMIGEIRDLETAQIAVQASLTGHLVLATLHTNDSVSAVTRLTDMGVEPFLLASSLLGVLAQRLVRKLCPACKAPSMLDGVQVFHPVGCEACNHTGYSGRSGIHELFTVDDEARRLIHEGRDERELRRAAAAAGMRSMREDGQRWVDGGQTSPEEILRVTRDA